Below is a genomic region from Candidatus Bostrichicola ureolyticus.
CTGTCCCAATAACTATATTGGGATTGAATTTTTTAATCAAATTATTTATTGTAAAAAAACTATTAATCATTTGTATTGGGAATACAAATAATTTTTTCCATAAAATATTAGGTATTTTATTTATTTTAAGTCCGTAAATATGATAATTTGCTAATGGTATTTTTTCCATTTCCATTCTTCCTAAAGAACCTAAAAATAATATATTAGGATATATATTTAAATATAATAATTTTTCTTTTAATTTATCAGCAATTGCTATAGATGAATAAATATGTCCTCCAGTACCTCCTCCACAAATTATAATTTTTAATGATTTATTTGATTTATTCATTATAAAAATATTTTTTTTACTTCATTTTTAAATTGTCTACCACGATCTTTATAATCTCTAAACATATCATAACTAGAACAAGATGGAGATAATAATATTTTATCTCCTTTATTACTTAATAAATATACTTTATAGACAGCCTCTTTCATATTTTCTGCTATAAAAATAGGAATTATAGTCTTAAAAGTATCTATAATTTTTTTATGTTTTCCCAAACAAATTAAATATTTAACTTTCTTTTTTACTAAATTTAGTAATTGATTATAATCATTACCTTTATCATATCCACCTGCTATCCATATAATAGGAAAATCTATTTTGTTTATAGCATGTAATGTAGCATCTACATTAGTAGCTTTTGAATCGTTAATAAATTGTATACCATTAATATTCAAAAAATTTTCCAAACGATGATTTACAGGTTTAAACGTAATTAATTTATTTTTAATTATTGTATTATCAATATTGAAAATTTTGGCTACCCAAATAGCTGACATAATATTATATATATTATGATATTTTAATAAATAATTAATTTCTTCTATTTTAAAATTTATTTCTTGCAAAAATTGTAAATAATTATTATTAGTTATAGGGATACTTATAGCTTTTATATTAATATTATTTTCAATTTCATTTTTAATATAAAAATTATCTTTATTAAAGATAAAAAAATCTTTATTATTTTGATATTTAGTAATACTTAATTTAGAATCTATATATAATTTTAAATTATAGTTATACCAATCCATATGATCATATGAAATATTAAGTAATATTGCTATATATGGTTTAAATCTTACAGAATCATATAATTGAAAACTACTTATTTCTAATATATAATAATCAAATATTTTATTTTTAGCTATTTCTAAAGCAAAACTATTACCTATATTTCCAGATAATCCTACAGATATATAATCTTTTAATAAATGATAAATAAGTAAAGAAGTAGTAGTTTTGCCATTACTTCCTGTAATAGCTATTATTGGTGATTTGTTATAACGTTGTGCAAACATTAATTCTGAAATAATTGGTATACCTTTACTTTTAATTTTATTTATTAAATAATTATTATTAATACCTGGACTTTTTATAATTTCGTTAGCCAATAATATTTTATCTTCTGTATGTTTATTTTCTTCAAAATCTATTGAATTAGATATTAATAATTGTTTATATTCATTTTTAATAGATCCGTTATCAGATAAAAAAATATTATATTTTTTTTTTTTGCTAAAAGAGCTGCTCCTATTCCACTTTCTCCTCCTCCTAATATTGTTATATTTTTCATTGTTTATATATAATTTCTATAATTATAGATATAATTAATTGAATTATTATTAATCTAATTGATATTTTATTATCATGATATCCCATTTTTTGAAAATGATGATGTAATGGTGACATTAAAAAAATTTTTTTACCTATTCCATATTTAATTTTAGTATATTTAAAATATAATACTTGTATTACTATGGATAATAATTCTATAATAAAAATTGCACATAAACTTATAATAAGTAATTCTTTTTTAATTAGAATAGCTATTACAGCAATTATTCCACCAATAGTTAAACTACCAGTATCTCCCATAAAAATTTGAGCAGGATAAATATTATACCATAAAAATCCCATTAAAGAGCCAAGAAAAGATGTATTATAAATTAATAAATCATTATTATTATTAATATTTAATATTATTGTGAATATAATAATTGAAGATATAAAAGCTGTTAATCCATCTATACCATCTGTAATATTAGCACCATTAGATATAAATATAATTAAACTAATAGTTATTATTATAAATAATAATTTATCAAAAAAAAATGCATTATTTATTAAATAATAATAATTGGTATTTTCCATTAATCTTATATCATAAATAATATTACCTATTAATATTCCTAATATTAATTGACTAATTAATTTATATATTGCTTTAATCCCTTGTTTTTTTTTAAAAAAAATTTTGATGTAATCATCAATAAATCCAGTTAATCCAATCCATAAAGTAGTAAAAATTAGTATTTTGACATTGAATTTATAATTATAATTAAATATTAATGTTGAAATTAATGTAACAATAATAATAATTAAACCTCCCAT
It encodes:
- the mraY gene encoding phospho-N-acetylmuramoyl-pentapeptide-transferase, with translation MGGLIIIIVTLISTLIFNYNYKFNVKILIFTTLWIGLTGFIDDYIKIFFKKKQGIKAIYKLISQLILGILIGNIIYDIRLMENTNYYYLINNAFFFDKLLFIIITISLIIFISNGANITDGIDGLTAFISSIIIFTIILNINNNNDLLIYNTSFLGSLMGFLWYNIYPAQIFMGDTGSLTIGGIIAVIAILIKKELLIISLCAIFIIELLSIVIQVLYFKYTKIKYGIGKKIFLMSPLHHHFQKMGYHDNKISIRLIIIQLIISIIIEIIYKQ